Sequence from the Plasmodium berghei ANKA genome assembly, chromosome: 3 genome:
GAATGAATAAGAATATTCAAAAGgttgtaataaataaacaaatatatatatatatatattatataatagaatatgctatcataaataatatctAATTAAATACGCTTCCTCTAATTATAGTGATTTTTCCAATTACGACATTTGCCACAAAATATTACTCTTCTTtcaaaatgtatatattattttaataatttatttaattcatttttcaataagtaaaaaaaaataaatagtttGCTACTTTAAAGttatcatttaattatttttaaatattataaattagtTTGGagaatttatatatttttctccatataataattgatcatatgttaaattatatacatatttatatgcacataATGTATTGTTTGTCCATgttattcttttattttacatattttcgTGAAAcgtgatatatatatatatatatatatattttctatagaTTTTTCCAAATAATTAGTTATCTTTTTAAAGAATGAAATATGGAACAATTAagtcatatatatattacatggttcttttatattactGCATGATTATATCAAAAATCGGCGATgcaaataaatacataaaaaaaagaggaaATAACTCAGatttgtttattaattcattaACTATAGATAATAGAAAGGGGTATAGAAaagttgaaaaaaaaaaaaaattcaaagtACAAGTCTACAATGGAATGCGAATAGGGCAAGGATATGATATTCACcaaataaaagtaaaaaccgaaaatgatgataataaaatgaatgaaattaaagaatataatatccaaaattttaaaacattaaCTATAGGAGGagttaaaataaataatatttatgttttgtCTCATAGCGATGGtgatataatatatcatgCTTTAGTTGATTCAATTTTGGGGGGTGCAGGTTCATATGATTTAGGTACTTTATTCCCAGATAAATcagataaatataaaaataaaaattccgCATGCTTTTTAAGATATGCAAGaatgttattatttaaaaaaggaTATATTATCGGAAATGTTgacattaatattatagcCGAAGTCcccaaaataaataatatcagagatgaaattatacaaaatatatcacAACTTTTGAACATTTCCGAATCACAGATTAACGTAAAaggtattttttttgagaaaaattttcacacaaaatttatgaacttatatatacatgtatgTACATGTaacatacatatttttctgATTTGTTCAGGTAAAACTCATGAAAAATTAGGAGTAATCggagaaaaaaaagcaatTGAATGCTTCGCCAATGTTTTGTTAATTCCTAAAACTTGACGTTTTTgtgtttaaaaatttaatgcgaccaaataaaaatatataaaataataaatgaaacaaAACCTAAGCAGTTTATTTCATCCAAATAATGTGAATTAATTTGACACCCTACTTATCATTGTGCGAACAATATTGTAAAATTGCATATCtaaatgaaagaaaaaaaaaaaaaaatttaatttattttactgtctattatgattattttttttgtatatttaagtttttttatgaatttatttgaaatttcctatttttatattatatatttgttgaaattttttttgttactCTCCATAGTTGCTCCAATCGGTGCTCCTTTTGTTCATTTCTTCAACAACACTTTTCTCAATTCCGCaacttataaaaaaaaagaaaaaaaaaataataaaacatatattattattttaattgtCCAAAAATAAACGCacaatatttgaaaattaatgaaaacatatatgaaaatatgtgCATTCATAAATTACCAGACTGGGGATTTTAGGCATCTCATTGCAATAACAGAACatggaaaataatttaacaCATCTTTAGATGGTTTTGAAAAATCAAAGTGTAAATCTCCTAAGCATCTTCTATAATTTGCATCCCCtttaaaacaaacaaatgAACTTTCTTTCATTTCATCTAATAACTTCTTTGGCATTATCCAATATGGAAGGGGTAAGTTCCAGTATACATTAtcctattatataaaatgaagttaaaaaaaatgttattaaaaatttataactTAAAACATGGTTGTAGAATAAGTATCAATTAAATAGGTAATAAAAGTAACAATTcgatatatgtataaaattatgttttatcttttacctgtattttccatttattcGAGTCAATTAATTGCTTCCAACTTTTTGCCATAAACACTGAGTTGGGATACTatgcaaaaataaaaaaataaaaatgaataacaCAATTACAGCatatttatagaaaaaCACATTTCATGTGTAGAATTGCACACAAATCGGATAACCCCCCTTTGGAATTATCAcataaaattacaaaaagcttattaaatttttatgcggtgatatatatgacatgtgcatataaatatgaattagCTAGCTAGCTAGCtcatttcattatttaacCTGTTCGTCACTAGACAGAATGTCTAGGGTGTATTTAATATCTTTCGTCATATTGTCCGAAACAAATAAAGGAAACATTTTTgtatggatatatatttcatcaaaatattgaaaaataaaatatagaaaacaTAAATCGCATATAAGCTCTATTCCCATGTTGTCCAACACTATATCGAATCGTTTATTCCtctaaaaaatggaaaaaataaaataaaacaaattagACAAATATGTGGGTATATACAATCTTACATAGGTATATATGAACAATGCTCAAATGAAAAAACTTCAAATGAATAACagattttaatttttttttattttattatttttttttttataaaacaaacCTTAGATACCATATCCTTGTAAACACGATTTATATCGTTAGCTAATATGTTTTccaaataaaatgaattataaaggtgatcaatattttttgtatcgaaaaaaaacattttctGCTTTagtgattttttttttatatctttttcattattttgattgtcttcatttttgtttttcgtTGCATTCCAACTAAGATCAAATTGATTTGAccataaagaaaaaaagaaaaagattgaaaaaattttaacTTGATCATTTggattattattatacatttCGGTTAAGTTTTTTGAGCATTTACATATTTCTTCAATTAAgtctttattataaattattgatttttttttttcataaaagaaaaaatcataatttgttttttcaaaatCATATGCACAATTTAAATAtcgataaaaataatattcattaaaaagccaagtattatttaaaatttttatttctcttttaataaaatcagataataaaaaattccaAAATTTACTGTCTACATTGCATTCTAGCATTTCATAAGTAAACATATCACCATTTATAagcatattatttaatttctCTAAACTTTTTTCGATCTTTTTATTCTGTCCATATTCTGAATTTTCTTCCCTTACTCGCTTTAGTATTGTTTCAGGAATCCGCCTTATTATTGTATCATTTTCCTAATCAAAATTGGAAAAGAAAATcgtatataaaataagaaattcaaattcaaaaaaaattatggtAACATTTCATATCCCCTTTATATTAGTAtatcaataataatagtaacgATAAAAATAGCTATATATTAGCAATTATGtaatttttccatttttccatttatcTCCATAATGAACAATTTCGAGATAGAGgcaatataaatatatttctatggttctttattcataatatatatatttttttttttttctatatttatattttttacaccATTGTGTTAGCCTTTTCACAGGTTAAAGGTTCAGGTAGCTTTTCCTTTTCATCTTTGAGGTATACATATTCttctttaaaattttcataaaatgtacgaaaatacattttcaaaatgattttaatttttttttttcgtgataaaaatatataaagataaaatttattttttttattttattttcctaaTATTGAAACAACTCAAATTTTAAgaaatcaaaatatttaaaaaaaaaaaaaaaatatgatttgaaataataaatataataaaaatattttttcatattaatatttttatttatagtaaaatgtgtcaaatatataaaagtgACGATAAAAAGGGGAAAATACTTGAAAACCCGAGgcagaaaaaaatgtgccAATATATATTCGATTAAAtgtgataaatataaaataatcatatatGTCCATAAATATGTAGATATCCATGTTTTAATTTCTATAACTATTATCacattatatttaagaCTCATAAAAGCGAAAGTATGAAATGATGTTATATGTTAAAAGCCgaacaaattaaaagtaaataaggaaaaaacacatcaaaaaaaaatagtgtaatcatatataattttaaaatgatATACACACAAAAAGTAAATCTCACAAATATAACAGatgaattataatatatctattattattcacattactaatataataaaatatggatAAATAGGTACATCgaattcgaaaaaaaagggaatgtaacatattttcactattaaaaaataagcaaaataaataaataaaatgcatGCAAAACACGGGTtgtattcatatttttgtctttttctGACTATATGAAttcttaatttttctaaCATCAATATAAGGAACCCCATAAGGATATGTAACTCCAACATTATACTGTCTATGTATAGTACCTTTTGATATATCAGCTGaagttaataaataattatttaacattacattattttttaaaatataagcttcttttaaattattacagTTCATAATTggtatataattaaaaggGGGGTAAAACATGGATGATGgatacatattattttgatgtatattatttatgttataaTTTGGATTGTTTAATTCTTCAAATGTTACAGATTTATATCCTGGTAATAAACTTGTAGTTGttttatctatattaatataagaacggtttttgttttcttcagaaaatatatcattaattGGTTCATATATTCCTTTTATAAAATGGGGAGTAAgaatttcatatttatgtatatttgttttatcaatattaaATTCATCTCCAACTGTTTTTTCATAACTAActtgttcatttttatcatttttttctgtattatcatttattacTGAATTTTTAACAGATTCTTGATTTatgttttcttttaaattttcattttttatatatccgttttgtatattttcttttatttcatctGTTTTTTGCATAGATTCATTTTGACCACTTTGAATATCTGTCTTTGTTTCATATGAtatatcttcattttttattatctcaTTATCTTCAATATTTTCTGCAACTTGCTTATTATCCATACTAGATTCCATTCCttctataatattttttaaaactttattattattattatctttttttaatattttttcggTTTGTGTTAATTTTTCGGGTtgtgataatatttttccgtgcttataatttttttttgtgtttgaattgatatttatatttgaagaaattatattatttttttttaaattaaaactttttgatatattttttgaggcgcttttttttttatcaatcgTTTCGTTAGCTAAATTGTCGtttctttttattaccTTGCCGTTCATgtcatttttcattttttttttttttttttttttttcggaACTTTTCGAgctattatcattatttaatgtATTTTTGTAGCCAAATTTGCTTGAAGTGCTAGATCTGCTATATGctaatttatttacaatAGACGTATTTGTAAATACCTTACTTGTGGGTGTGCTACTTGCAAATGATTTATTCGAGTGATACTTATTGTTatagctatttttttctgatttgtccttttcttcatttatgAAGTTCGAATTAAGCTTAAAGCTATTTCCATTCCCTAACGTCCTGAGAGACGTACCACTATCCATGTTTCCATTAGCTTTCCCCCCCATAATTATTGTACCTTTCATTTTCCTCATTtccaaatttttttttttatatttatgcataatatTAGTATCTCCATTTTTGGGAAAATGTGTCATACCTAGTCCGTTACTACTACTGTTATTGGACGAGGTTTTActctttattttaatacTTAGCTTCACTTTGACgaattttttgtatatatttgtacGTTATTTAATCCTATACTTTATGTTGCTTCCTTTTCATATTTGTATGAACATGCTAATACATGCAAATATGAGATAGATAgctacatatatatgtgtgtgtaGTCTTGCTTTTAACTACACACATCCAAcgttaacaaaaataattaaaaaaaatgttttatataatttattgaaaaaaaaacacaaatgTGTAAGTGTAacttaatatatacaaatttaaaaatagagtttcctttttttttatatatatactattttgataaatatagtaatggaattaaatatatttttgtatttaaaataataaatagggatgaatatatattatacattaaATGAATGCATGTAATAAGCACATAgcaaattatatttaaatgtatGATATTTTGAAGAAGtaaatgtaaaattattttaaataggataaattattaaaaatatattgtaaagcatataaataataatgtaaattttgttcacaaatatatcaacattcataaaattaattttattttttgttcttaaatatttaccatgttattatatttttacaaaattaatGCAAACAAATATAGAACAAATTCACAACTAATAATAGTTATTacaacaaattatttttatcttgaTAGGTAGacaagaaaaaataaatcatataaatacacaatataaaatgcaaaacacataataaaataaaattatgctatgtaaaattatactaaataaaattatactaaacaaaatgttatattttcatgGTAATTTCTTAAACTTTTCTAAGCTTGTACttatttacataaaaaCCAGTttagaattaaaaaaaaaaatttataatatttattagaTATTTCAGTTATAATTGAAggaaatttatttaaataatttaagtCCATTCTAACTCCAAAATAAGcagaattatttatatgatcattttttaatattttttaaatcaaaaaCATAAGTTTTGTCAAGGGATATTACTTGctcatataaatacattttcTAAACATTTATGTTTTCTCGTATTTgatcatttaaaaatgcaAGGTATGCTAAATAGTTGAATTATGAACATGTATACACTtgtctatatatatatatatattataaaaaaattgacaataatttattactattttacAAAGTTGATCTGTATTAAGAAggttataaataaaattggaTTAAAAAcgataatttgtttttaaaaaaactttataagaatgtataatatattataaaataaaaaaaaattgttgttttaaaaaatagacATATAGACCCAAGCAAAGACAactacaaatataaaaaaaaacataaaaaattaacacaataattaaaaatatttttgttttttttaaaagatttaaagaattttattctattcatatttataaataatgattatGATAAAgcaaacattttttaattaaataaatgggaaaaaagaaataataatagacAAAAGTTATGCACAACATATAAtgtttcgtttttttttattctttttttttggttgAATTTCcaaattcataaaaatatgaaaaaatattgaaatgTTGTATTTTGGTTAGTGGTTTCGAAGGTAATAAACtgaaatttacaaaataatctTTATTGATAAACATGTTTTCAAATgtctataaaaaaaagaaaaagaaaagtaTGTTACATAAAGAatgcatatgtatatatattcatataatatggcaaataaaatatatgtctcattttttataaattaccTTTGTAAACATagggaataaaaataaaaaaaggaaaatgaAAACCCAAACTAAAATGGCAAAAACAACCCATCCATAATGAATATCATGGATTTTCATTCTTAATTCTGTGCTATAAAAAACACCATCTACATATTCAATTAAAgctgataataaaatagatgtcccgatatattttatacaaatagACCACATCATAGTTATATTTCCTATTATTGCGTTTCCACTTATTATTCTTTGAATCTCTTTTCTTAAACATTCGATGTTTCCTAGGTACAATATGTATAGTATTTCctaaaaatggaataatagaatttaaatgatcattttttataattagtTGTTTTCCTTTTTCGCCATTTACCTTATAAGTTAGATTGTCGTGTATCTGTCTTTGCTTCCCTttcatttcatttatttgaGATTTTAACACAATAATAGAAATACATGTactaaatataaaaattacaattctgataatatataatatatatgcatggtAAGGTAAGTagttaaataaaatactgaaaaaaatatttaaaatccAGTATGTAATATTGAATACTAATACGCCTGctcaataaaaaaaaattagaaaaaattagaaaaaaatatatataaacattaaattttaCACATATTTcgaaaatatcaaaaacaTTACTTCTCGAAGTTAGACGCTTGTACTGATattcaatattatataaccACCCTAAAACAATACATATCAAAAGTGCAACTAGAATTCTTCCATTATCCGAAATtgtaaatgataaaaaccAAATAATGtcttttgaattttttgtagatataaaaaaggaaaaaacaaaaaataataatgtaaacATCAAAACaaatgttattttattaaaatttttgcTGAATTTGAAGTCTTTCAtggatataataaaaacttCTCGTTGAATAGCGAGTGTAGCACATGATAGTATTGTATATGATCCATAGTATAGCATACATAATGttttctataaaaataaatgtgaataaaatgagaaatatatattgctaattttattccaattaattttacaaaCATAAGTagcaatatatttaatctAGTTTTCATTTcactgttttttttttttatcaacaTGTCTACCTCTGTCCTTTGAAGATTCGAAAATCCAACTGGAAAAAGAATAAACGAACAATCCCTCCTTGAAAATTCAAGAATTTCAACAAAACTGgatttcattattttggATGTAAACCCAATAATTGCCACTGCATTGAAAAGGGAGGAAGTGAAGTGAagtggaaaaaaatatcaaaagaTATTTCATGCATAAAAGTTGCATACCTGCTGAAAAAAACACAAGGATGGAAATAACAGAATTTCCAACGACAATGGCTTGTCCATCAAAAGCCAAATTTGATCCAATTctgaaaaggaaaataaaaaaagtgttataaaatcaaatggataaaaaaatataattgaagctataaaatttgtcttttttttttcctttttttttcaaatattgtATACCTAGTTTTTGTAGCAAGCGAAGAATAAATGCCCATTCCAATTGACATCTCATAAAGAGCATACATCATGCATTGCGACCATATAGATGAATAAGTATAAAGGTATGAAAATTTCCACATTTCtgcaaaatataatgtatatacCGTAATGTATATAGCACATTGTATACACCACATTGGATAGGAGACATATTGCATGCACAAGGGGTAGCATTAAACTTACTTAGAATATAAAAGTAGGCTTCCATAACACTATTTAAATTGAAAAGAGCTATAAATTTTGTGATTGATAAAAATCCCAAAAGTAAAAGAACAAGGGCAACTGAAAAAGCAAAATTTGTCATACCAAGTAACTGGAAAAATGTTGCCAAAAGATtgcaaaataataaaaaaacaaagcTATCTTTATCGATATATGAATCtgaatttgaaaaaatattaatggaatttttttttttatttaaatttaataaaaatgtatatttgttattgtttggaaaaaatttatcatgataaattaaaaaagctTTTCCTATATTATTAGGTACACAAGAAGAAATtgattttgaaaataaacataagGGTCTATGTTTTAAACAAGTAATAGCAtcctttttaatttgtgtACAAAAATCGATTTCGTTTTGAGTTAATTTCCAAGGCAAGTCATGTTTAAATGAgtttatcaaatatataagatATTCTGCTGCTGTCCTATATGTATGAATGTAGCTACTTAATAggcataaaaataaagctACAAACCCAATAGATGCACATggttttaataatttataaaatataaagggTGATGAACTTCTAACTAATTGCCCACTATATAATTCAAACATTAAAATTGGATGACATACAAGCATATAACATAATACATAAggcaataaaaatacaacaCCATGCCATGTTGTCATCAATATCCATATTGTTTCAATATTTCCAACTCCTATAGATATTGCTAAtcctaataaaaatagtgaaaTTCTTTCAAGCCAATAGCCTTTATTTAATTGCATATCTAGccattttaataaatttatatttacattttttaaggTTCTAggattttcaaataaatcaCTTAATTTAGATATTTGCTCAGGTGCATATCTTAATTTAACTAATGtttctaaaaaatttgtttctttttcatcACAAAAACTTCCTGTATTTTTCATACTATGTAACTCAAGTaaatcatttaatatattagtaGAACTTCCTtggtttttattatttttttgaatatgtCCATTACCAGATGCAATAAATCCCATACGATTATTTTGGTTGTTATTTAAATCAccattatcatttattattttatctttttcatcataaaataaatctCCATATTTTTCAGCAAATTTCATAGCACGTTCTTTTTTTCgttctttatataattgttcatactcaattttttttttttttaaattatttttattaatttcattattgTCTGTATTTCCCACATCATATTCATGTGTATCTTTGTGTTTGTTTATTTGGTTGGTAtcgtttttttcatcaaataaatcatCGTCATCATTATCtccaaaatattttcctttttttaaatttcttttaatatctAAATATTCATCATTTCTATATGCATTTCTTATATAGGCATTTCGATTATTATACAAAAGTAATGCTTcgttataaatattttcttgtTCATAACTTCTTGTAtagtttgttttttttatataattgatatatgcatttatattattataattatgaatatttgagcttttataatatgtatttgTTTCACTATAATTCATTGCTTCATCATATAATACACtccttatttttttcatggATACATTTTCAGAGTCCAataattttccatttttactattttgaTGGTTATCAGTATTTTCCTCGAAATTTGAACTTTCTGTTTTCTCAAATCTGCATTTTACCCTTGGAAGCATTTTCCACAATTCTGTTAACGTTGACAATTTCTATTAGAGAGCCAGGTGTTtatgtgtgtatataaatgatgagttttttgaatttaagagcatattttcattatgtaaggaaaatgtataaaattgGGCAACATGCGCTAATTATGctcataatatatgatatatatacgtATACATATCCAACAATAATacaaaacaatttttttaaaataagcatatgcatatacatatggTTGTATGTCCATAAACATATGTATCATAACAATGAGGaaatcaaataaagaaaaaaagaaataaaaaaagaaataaaaaaaaataaaaaatataacctaacaaaaaaacacaCACACTATTTTGTACAcctttcaaaataaaaaatatatattatatatttgctatataataatgcaaGGATAATACTTGAtgagaaaataatagtttgaaatattttcctttGAAATTCATACAACTCTTTTCACCTTTTTGTGTGTGTGCATTATAAAACCGAATGGGCGTTCGCTTTCCCAATAAATTGCACACACTCTTATCCATTCATTTCACTTTTTATATGCTGTACTCAAGACAACTTCTagtatacataaaaaaaaaggaaaaaatatggctattaaattattactaaaaaaataaatacttAAAAGGTTTTTAATTATccatatacaattttttttaatatggCTACCacttttattgtttttatgtTTGTTCTTTAAGCATGGTGTATATGTAAGTATATCGAATAGTGCAAATAAAATGGGATGTTTTgttaatacaaaaaaaaatgaatataaagaaaCTAAACATACGgaaagaataaaattaatcataatgtataaatacaaaaatatgaagaaaaataaatattaaaataacattattttaaaagcatttaaaaaattgcatattatatgtatgtgtGTGTGTGACAACATTTTATCCCTAGCTATACACacatttaattaaaaatatagctaagtatattattaatagaattattacaatattcattttaaaactattatttatatataatgaacaattattattattatatttttcatgaataataaaatttgtaacACTAGTGTAATCACTACGTAACCCACAACTACAATAACACTTCGTATTTTCTCTATCTTTGttatatcataatttttatttaatattgttaatttaaatattcatgaatattattattaattgaaatatcattatatttatttttgtaatgtttttttcaaatgtTTACAATAAAAGCCTCGATTTAGTTTTTTTCTCTTGACCTCATGATATAAATTAGGGTTGCAATTACTCGTTTTGCTATCTTTAAGAAAAGCCGATggtatataaatttgttttttctttatatttttttagaaatataattattattaaaattgtctacaccattttttaattcgaTATTATCCATAAAATTAGCCAAAAAGTTTTCATTACTTTGAAAAAAAGGATATATCCTCTTTATTACTCACCATATTTATGGCCATAGAATTTGGTTCTCCATTTTTGTGTGACCTTACCCAAGGTACATCATGATCTTCCTCACTAAATCAGTTTCTACAAAAACATTTtggaaatgaaaataaatttcatTTAGGACCTGAACAGTcagaatattattttaactCATCGGACTTTAAagaaattttattcatattatatttgtattctACACATTAGACATTtatcaataaaatatttttgaataacCATAGCAAAACGATTCCAACcaaattaatgaaaatatgattttAAAGTAACTGGATCATGTATTAAagataaacaaatataaaagtgTATTTTTCGATTTGAATGGATTGTTACAAAATCTTTGCATAAACTCAtcttaaattatattaacagAGAAAATTTAACtttgataaaatatcaG
This genomic interval carries:
- a CDS encoding 2C-methyl-D-erythritol 2,4-cyclodiphosphate synthase, putative, whose amino-acid sequence is MKYGTIKSYIYYMVLLYYCMIISKIGDANKYIKKRGNNSDLFINSLTIDNRKGYRKVEKKKKFKVQVYNGMRIGQGYDIHQIKVKTENDDNKMNEIKEYNIQNFKTLTIGGVKINNIYVLSHSDGDIIYHALVDSILGGAGSYDLGTLFPDKSDKYKNKNSACFLRYARMLLFKKGYIIGNVDINIIAEVPKINNIRDEIIQNISQLLNISESQINVKGKTHEKLGVIGEKKAIECFANVLLIPKT
- a CDS encoding transporter, putative, with amino-acid sequence MLPRVKCRFEKTESSNFEENTDNHQNSKNGKLLDSENVSMKKIRSVLYDEAMNYSETNTYYKSSNIHNYNNINAYINYIKKTNYTRSYEQENIYNEALLLYNNRNAYIRNAYRNDEYLDIKRNLKKGKYFGDNDDDDLFDEKNDTNQINKHKDTHEYDVGNTDNNEINKNNLKKKKIEYEQLYKERKKERAMKFAEKYGDLFYDEKDKIINDNGDLNNNQNNRMGFIASGNGHIQKNNKNQGSSTNILNDLLELHSMKNTGSFCDEKETNFLETLVKLRYAPEQISKLSDLFENPRTLKNVNINLLKWLDMQLNKGYWLERISLFLLGLAISIGVGNIETIWILMTTWHGVVFLLPYVLCYMLVCHPILMFELYSGQLVRSSSPFIFYKLLKPCASIGFVALFLCLLSSYIHTYRTAAEYLIYLINSFKHDLPWKLTQNEIDFCTQIKKDAITCLKHRPLCLFSKSISSCVPNNIGKAFLIYHDKFFPNNNKYTFLLNLNKKKNSINIFSNSDSYIDKDSFVFLLFCNLLATFFQLLGMTNFAFSVALVLLLLGFLSITKFIALFNLNSVMEAYFYILKMWKFSYLYTYSSIWSQCMMYALYEMSIGMGIYSSLATKTRIGSNLAFDGQAIVVGNSVISILVFFSAVAIIGFTSKIMKSSFVEILEFSRRDCSFILFPVGFSNLQRTEKTLCMLYYGSYTILSCATLAIQREVFIISMKDFKFSKNFNKITFVLMFTLLFFVFSFFISTKNSKDIIWFLSFTISDNGRILVALLICIVLGWLYNIEYQYKRLTSRSVLVFNITYWILNIFFSILFNYLPYHAYILYIIRIVIFIFSTCISIIVLKSQINEMKGKQRQIHDNLTYKEILYILYLGNIECLRKEIQRIISGNAIIGNITMMWSICIKYIGTSILLSALIEYVDGVFYSTELRMKIHDIHYGWVVFAILVWVFIFLFLFLFPMFTKTFENMFINKDYFVNFSLLPSKPLTKIQHFNIFSYFYEFGNSTKKKE